From a single Paenibacillus sp. FSL W8-0426 genomic region:
- a CDS encoding IS110 family transposase, whose amino-acid sequence MNPVIGLDISKGESYGQAFLKRGKPYRGTFQFEHTQEGLTKLLQAIQDLEHAAGLRPTLLLEATGHYQSPVVQFLEEHHYLYIVINPLISNRLRKSSLRKVKTDAADAYLLGELYYKEEFEPFKKRGVQLLNLRYLTRQYESLSKMCVQNKLQFQAVLDQVFPTYKSVFGDIYSHISLRFLSEFPTSYLVLQSDEGMLKSKFKELLSSRRGRSENWICVRVKRLLLAAKQNPFQQNMYSSHLVNLRVLISLILQYQEHLSQLEKNIDALAEEIQEYDLIQSIPGIGPKIAATILSEIGEVDRFDHPKKLVAFAGIDPSVFASGKFTATRNRITKRGSRQLRYALVMAVQCGLIRSRNLRLKDFYDRKRAEGKPHKVALIACANKLVHWLYVILKSKKTFRAV is encoded by the coding sequence ATGAATCCAGTGATTGGCCTGGATATTTCTAAAGGTGAAAGCTATGGGCAAGCCTTTTTAAAGCGAGGCAAACCGTACAGAGGGACGTTTCAATTTGAACATACCCAAGAAGGTCTGACGAAGTTACTTCAAGCTATTCAGGATCTTGAACATGCTGCTGGACTACGTCCTACACTACTTCTTGAGGCGACTGGGCATTACCAGAGTCCTGTTGTTCAGTTCTTAGAGGAGCATCATTATTTGTACATTGTCATTAATCCGCTTATCTCAAATCGGCTTAGAAAGTCCAGCCTTCGTAAGGTAAAAACGGATGCCGCTGATGCCTATTTGCTAGGAGAGTTGTACTATAAAGAAGAATTTGAGCCCTTTAAAAAAAGAGGTGTTCAACTGCTTAATTTGCGTTATCTAACAAGACAATATGAGTCTCTTTCAAAGATGTGTGTACAAAATAAACTGCAGTTTCAAGCTGTTCTTGATCAAGTTTTCCCTACGTACAAAAGTGTTTTTGGAGATATCTATTCTCATATTTCACTTCGATTTCTAAGTGAATTTCCAACTTCATATTTGGTACTACAATCGGACGAAGGAATGCTTAAATCCAAATTCAAAGAGCTGCTTTCCTCAAGACGAGGACGATCAGAGAATTGGATCTGTGTGCGAGTTAAGCGTCTACTTCTTGCGGCAAAACAAAATCCTTTTCAGCAGAATATGTACTCTAGTCACTTGGTTAACCTGAGAGTTTTGATTTCGCTCATCCTTCAGTACCAAGAACATCTATCTCAATTGGAAAAGAACATAGATGCTCTCGCTGAAGAAATTCAAGAATATGATTTAATCCAGTCGATTCCCGGTATAGGTCCTAAAATTGCGGCAACAATTTTATCGGAAATTGGAGAAGTCGACCGATTTGATCATCCAAAGAAACTAGTAGCCTTTGCGGGCATTGACCCGAGTGTATTCGCATCTGGAAAGTTTACGGCAACACGCAATCGAATTACCAAACGTGGTTCACGACAACTTCGTTATGCTCTAGTTATGGCCGTCCAGTGTGGACTCATCCGCTCTCGAAATCTGCGACTTAAAGATTTTTATGATCGCAAAAGAGCCGAAGGAAAGCCACATAAAGTAGCTTTAATCGCATGCGCAAATAAGCTGGTTCATTGGCTTTATGTCATCCTGAAAAGTAAAAAAACTTTCCGCGCTGTCTAA
- a CDS encoding SAM-dependent methyltransferase: MYNNNPEWIQTQKSELSLLQRNQWADRFTPNTITSILAEHVWEHLDFDEGVKAAKICFEFLKPGGYVRCAVPDGYFPNEEYQNEVQIGGPGPVDHPAASHKIVYNYETLTIMFKAAGFNVRLLEYCDEEGKFRYKEWDKNKGLIFRSKRSDHRNINGKLGFVSLIIDAEKPAK; encoded by the coding sequence ATGTATAATAACAATCCTGAGTGGATACAAACTCAGAAATCAGAGTTGAGTTTACTACAAAGAAATCAATGGGCAGATCGTTTTACACCTAATACGATAACATCAATCTTAGCAGAACATGTTTGGGAACACTTAGATTTTGACGAAGGTGTAAAAGCAGCAAAAATATGCTTTGAATTTTTAAAACCCGGTGGTTATGTGCGTTGCGCGGTTCCAGATGGTTATTTTCCCAATGAAGAATATCAAAATGAAGTGCAAATTGGAGGACCAGGACCAGTTGACCATCCAGCTGCTTCTCATAAGATTGTATACAATTATGAGACTTTAACTATCATGTTTAAAGCTGCTGGATTCAATGTGCGTTTACTCGAATATTGTGATGAAGAAGGTAAATTTCGTTACAAGGAGTGGGACAAAAACAAAGGTTTAATTTTCCGTTCCAAACGTTCTGATCATAGAAATATTAATGGTAAATTAGGCTTTGTCTCATTGATTATTGATGCTGAGAAGCCTGCCAAGTGA
- a CDS encoding SMI1/KNR4 family protein yields MWKNYFQGISEECTFSIPATKDEIDKVESLLNVTLPQELKEIMLETNGVKGSYDLGLIWPLDRIMNENKHYRDGFLEEYYMPFENLVFFAESGIGDLFAFPVSQNRVCRDDVFVWNHENDSRMWVAPSVTKYVEWWLNGIIKI; encoded by the coding sequence ATGTGGAAAAATTACTTTCAGGGAATCTCAGAGGAGTGTACGTTCAGCATTCCTGCAACAAAAGACGAGATTGACAAGGTTGAAAGCTTGCTCAATGTGACTCTCCCACAGGAATTGAAAGAAATCATGTTAGAGACAAATGGGGTGAAGGGGAGTTATGATCTGGGGCTGATATGGCCATTGGACCGTATTATGAATGAAAACAAGCATTATAGAGATGGTTTTTTAGAAGAGTATTATATGCCGTTTGAAAATCTAGTCTTCTTTGCAGAGAGTGGTATTGGTGATTTGTTTGCCTTTCCAGTATCCCAAAATAGAGTTTGCAGAGATGATGTGTTTGTATGGAATCATGAAAATGATAGCCGAATGTGGGTCGCGCCTTCAGTAACTAAGTACGTAGAATGGTGGTTAAATGGGATCATAAAAATTTAG
- a CDS encoding stalk domain-containing protein, giving the protein MSNRRIHRCAKSTLIILFISMTVFFMPKVLHATEYSSQNQKHLSDVAAIAAGEWAVYAVKKDGSVWVWGGMRNSGLIGNGYTVPSESPVRMKMDGAVDVASGTKHALILKKDGTVWATGSNVDGQLGIDVSSAETVLDPVQIESLRDIKAIAAEGDQSLALQADGTVWQWGRTDRVNTPSFKPIKVEGLPSGISIAAGYGSAMILDSKGNVHVWGTLLYETNPDKLRKPTIISGLMESTEIATLEQRAAALTEDGTLWTWNNSKMYPTPGKLLNPTKVVNADGVRQVAGGTGSSFSLIKDDGTVWMWDSYWDKPAYTAVQVPGIKNALDIANSQFRGQYALLENGTVVKWTVDSLGKPSVPVFVKAPINVQLNDETLSLVVPPIIINNISYVPLRGVFEYIGATIKWNQGSFTSVVKKDDIIIEIHAPSEEIRLNGRSLPEELKPKVINDVTMVPIRFISETLGAEVKWIPDSNTIHISIPQKYNHS; this is encoded by the coding sequence GTGTCTAACAGGAGAATACATAGATGTGCAAAATCTACATTAATAATTTTGTTTATATCGATGACTGTTTTCTTCATGCCCAAGGTCTTGCACGCAACTGAATACTCTAGTCAGAATCAAAAGCATTTATCTGATGTTGCTGCGATTGCTGCAGGAGAATGGGCCGTTTATGCAGTTAAAAAAGACGGCTCAGTTTGGGTATGGGGTGGTATGCGTAATAGTGGTCTAATTGGTAATGGTTACACGGTTCCGTCTGAGTCCCCTGTACGAATGAAGATGGATGGTGCAGTCGATGTCGCCAGTGGCACGAAACATGCACTTATCTTAAAAAAAGATGGTACGGTTTGGGCAACTGGATCAAATGTGGACGGGCAGCTGGGAATTGATGTTTCATCAGCTGAAACAGTACTAGATCCTGTACAGATAGAAAGTTTGAGGGATATTAAAGCCATTGCTGCCGAAGGTGATCAAAGCCTTGCGTTACAAGCAGACGGTACAGTATGGCAATGGGGAAGGACAGATCGAGTTAATACTCCCTCATTTAAACCTATTAAGGTAGAAGGGCTTCCTTCAGGCATATCGATTGCCGCAGGTTATGGATCAGCGATGATTCTTGATAGCAAAGGAAATGTACATGTTTGGGGGACATTGTTATACGAAACGAACCCGGACAAATTAAGGAAGCCGACAATAATAAGTGGGTTGATGGAGTCTACAGAGATTGCAACATTAGAACAGAGAGCAGCTGCTCTAACGGAAGACGGTACTTTATGGACGTGGAACAACTCGAAAATGTATCCTACTCCTGGAAAACTGCTGAATCCAACCAAAGTAGTTAATGCGGATGGTGTCAGGCAGGTGGCTGGCGGTACAGGATCTTCTTTTAGCCTAATTAAAGATGACGGCACGGTATGGATGTGGGACAGTTACTGGGATAAGCCTGCATATACGGCTGTACAAGTACCGGGAATTAAAAATGCATTGGACATTGCAAACAGTCAATTCAGGGGGCAGTATGCATTACTTGAGAACGGAACTGTTGTGAAATGGACGGTAGATTCTTTGGGTAAGCCATCCGTACCTGTGTTTGTTAAGGCGCCCATCAACGTGCAGTTAAATGATGAGACACTCAGCTTGGTTGTTCCACCGATCATAATAAATAATATCAGCTATGTACCCCTGAGAGGAGTGTTTGAATACATTGGGGCTACAATTAAATGGAATCAAGGCAGCTTCACTAGTGTTGTTAAGAAAGACGATATTATCATTGAAATTCATGCTCCGTCAGAGGAGATTCGATTAAACGGGAGGTCTCTACCAGAAGAGCTAAAGCCGAAGGTCATCAATGACGTAACGATGGTGCCCATTCGCTTCATTTCTGAAACATTAGGGGCTGAAGTAAAGTGGATACCCGATAGTAATACGATTCATATAAGTATCCCGCAGAAGTACAATCATTCCTAA
- a CDS encoding carbohydrate-binding protein, which yields MKLNLKRSVHILLACLTALPLMLTPTHVSAASDANINLSSEKQLIKGFGGINHPAWIGDLTAAQRETAFGNGQNQLGFSILRIYVDENRNNWYREVATAKRAIEQGALVFASPWNPPSDMVETFNHNGDPNAKRLKYDKYAAYAQHLNDFVTYMKNNGVDLYAISVQNEPDYAHDWTWWTPQEMLRFMKENAGSIQNTKVMAPESFQYLKNMSDPILNDPQALANMDILGAHTYGTQFKDFAYPLFKQKGAGKELWMTEVYYPNSDNNSSDRWPEALDVSYHMHNAMVEGDFQAYVWWYIRRQYGPMNENGTISKRGYNMAHFSKFVRPGYYRVDATKNPDTNTFVSAYKGDNKVVIVAINRGTSAASQKFVLQNGNASTVSSWVTDSSRNLASGAPITVSGGAFTAQLPAQSVTTFVADLTGGGVNPGSGTTYEAETGTTLTDAVIETLYPGYTGSGYVNFNALTGSAIQWNAINNVITGTKNVKFRYALESGTRNLDIYVNGTKVISNEPFPATGSWSTWSEKTIQVPMNAGTNTITVVTTGTEGPNVDNITVTAVQ from the coding sequence TTGAAATTGAACTTAAAAAGATCCGTCCATATTCTGTTAGCCTGTTTGACGGCTCTGCCTCTAATGTTAACTCCGACCCACGTGTCAGCAGCAAGTGATGCCAACATTAATTTATCCTCCGAAAAACAGCTCATCAAGGGTTTTGGGGGAATTAACCATCCGGCCTGGATCGGCGACTTGACGGCAGCTCAGCGTGAAACCGCCTTTGGTAACGGACAAAATCAGCTTGGGTTTTCCATTTTAAGAATCTATGTCGACGAAAATAGAAATAACTGGTACAGAGAGGTTGCTACCGCGAAAAGAGCGATAGAGCAAGGCGCCCTCGTATTCGCTTCACCTTGGAATCCGCCAAGCGACATGGTCGAAACCTTTAATCACAATGGGGATCCGAACGCCAAACGATTGAAATACGACAAATATGCCGCGTACGCGCAGCATCTGAACGACTTTGTCACTTATATGAAAAATAATGGCGTAGACCTGTATGCCATCTCGGTACAAAATGAGCCGGATTATGCCCATGACTGGACCTGGTGGACACCGCAGGAGATGCTTCGTTTCATGAAGGAGAATGCCGGTTCCATTCAAAATACCAAGGTCATGGCACCTGAATCGTTCCAGTATTTGAAAAACATGTCTGACCCGATCCTGAATGATCCTCAGGCACTCGCCAACATGGACATTCTGGGAGCACATACCTATGGAACTCAGTTCAAAGATTTTGCATACCCGCTCTTTAAGCAAAAAGGAGCAGGCAAAGAACTGTGGATGACCGAGGTGTATTACCCGAACAGTGACAACAACTCGTCGGACCGCTGGCCTGAGGCACTGGACGTATCTTACCATATGCATAACGCCATGGTTGAAGGGGATTTCCAGGCTTATGTATGGTGGTACATTCGGAGACAATACGGTCCGATGAATGAGAACGGGACCATTAGCAAACGTGGATATAATATGGCCCATTTCTCGAAATTTGTACGGCCAGGCTACTACAGAGTAGATGCTACCAAAAATCCGGATACCAATACTTTCGTTTCGGCCTATAAAGGCGACAACAAGGTGGTCATTGTGGCAATTAATCGTGGTACCTCGGCTGCAAGCCAAAAATTCGTTCTGCAGAACGGGAACGCCTCTACGGTATCCTCATGGGTTACGGACAGCAGTCGAAACCTGGCAAGCGGAGCACCGATTACGGTGTCCGGTGGAGCCTTTACGGCACAACTGCCAGCCCAAAGCGTAACCACGTTCGTAGCCGATCTCACCGGCGGCGGCGTGAACCCGGGTAGTGGAACCACATACGAGGCAGAGACGGGCACCACACTTACCGATGCTGTCATTGAGACCCTCTATCCTGGATACACAGGGTCTGGATACGTGAACTTCAACGCATTGACGGGATCGGCCATTCAATGGAATGCCATCAATAACGTAATAACAGGTACCAAAAACGTAAAGTTTCGCTATGCGCTGGAAAGCGGAACGCGTAATCTCGACATTTATGTCAACGGGACCAAAGTCATCAGCAACGAACCTTTCCCGGCAACCGGCAGCTGGTCGACTTGGAGTGAAAAAACCATTCAGGTTCCCATGAACGCGGGAACCAATACGATTACAGTGGTAACAACCGGCACGGAAGGGCCGAATGTGGATAATATCACGGTTACAGCCGTGCAATAA
- a CDS encoding glycoside hydrolase family 43 protein, with protein MNTIKNRITNPVLPGFHPDPSICRAGEDYYIATSTFEWFPGVRIHHSRDLVHWRAMAAPLTRMAQLNMEGNINSGGVWAPCLSYDNGVFYLIYTDVKSRIGAFKDTHNYLVTATEIEGPWSDPVYLNSSGFDPSLFHDEDGRKWLVNMIWDHRKGKNRFAGIVLQEYSFQEQKLVGPAVNIFKGTELGLTEAPHLYKHNEYYYLITAEGGTGYEHAVTVARSRSLQGPYEVDPANPILTSHGRTDLPLQKAGHGSLVETHTGEWYMAHLVGRPVQEKHCILGRETALQRCTWSDDGWLRLASGDRYPELQVTAPMIKPHPFEPPGEMDHFDQAELRHDWNTLRIPPDATWLSLTERPGYLRLHGMESMSSTHRQSMLARRLQAFECEAETCLEFAPDHPQQMAGLILYYDTQDYLYLRVTHHEDKGLCLGIIQSKYGVYDEVLEEDIPLKSGHRIRLKTVVDHDRACFYYALDDDPSWVPAGGWTDITHLCDESPEYIRFTGTYIGLCAQDLGGTRKHADFDYFVYKETNNPTASDEKGTNSIHI; from the coding sequence ATGAATACGATCAAAAATAGGATTACCAATCCCGTTCTCCCCGGTTTTCATCCTGATCCCTCCATATGCCGGGCTGGGGAAGATTATTATATCGCTACGTCTACCTTCGAGTGGTTCCCGGGTGTACGCATTCACCACTCCAGGGATCTGGTTCATTGGCGCGCGATGGCTGCTCCGTTGACTCGCATGGCTCAGTTGAACATGGAGGGAAATATTAATTCGGGAGGCGTATGGGCCCCTTGTCTCAGCTACGATAATGGCGTGTTTTATCTGATATACACCGATGTGAAGAGCCGGATAGGCGCTTTTAAAGATACTCATAATTATCTTGTAACAGCAACGGAGATTGAGGGCCCTTGGTCCGATCCGGTATATTTGAACAGCAGTGGCTTTGATCCTTCCTTGTTTCATGACGAAGATGGACGCAAGTGGCTGGTCAATATGATCTGGGATCACCGCAAAGGCAAAAACCGGTTTGCAGGCATCGTGCTGCAGGAATATTCGTTTCAGGAACAAAAGCTGGTCGGACCCGCGGTTAACATTTTTAAGGGAACGGAACTGGGACTGACGGAAGCGCCTCATCTGTATAAACACAACGAATACTATTATTTGATCACAGCTGAAGGCGGAACTGGATACGAGCATGCCGTTACGGTTGCCCGCTCTCGTTCGTTACAAGGTCCTTATGAGGTTGATCCGGCTAATCCGATTCTCACTTCACACGGCAGGACGGATTTACCGCTGCAAAAGGCGGGTCACGGCAGTCTCGTCGAGACGCACACGGGCGAATGGTACATGGCGCACCTAGTGGGAAGACCTGTTCAGGAGAAACACTGCATCCTTGGTCGTGAGACGGCTCTGCAGCGTTGTACTTGGAGTGATGACGGATGGCTAAGGCTTGCAAGCGGGGATCGGTATCCGGAGCTTCAGGTTACAGCACCGATGATCAAGCCGCACCCGTTTGAACCGCCAGGGGAGATGGACCATTTTGATCAGGCCGAGCTTCGCCACGATTGGAATACACTTCGCATCCCGCCGGATGCAACATGGCTTAGTCTGACGGAACGTCCAGGTTATTTACGCTTGCATGGGATGGAATCGATGAGTTCAACGCACAGACAAAGCATGCTTGCCCGCAGGTTGCAGGCTTTCGAGTGCGAAGCCGAGACGTGCCTTGAATTCGCGCCGGACCATCCGCAGCAAATGGCAGGACTTATTCTGTATTACGATACTCAGGATTACCTCTACCTACGGGTAACGCATCATGAAGACAAGGGGTTGTGCCTTGGCATCATTCAGTCCAAATACGGGGTGTATGATGAAGTTTTGGAGGAGGACATTCCACTGAAATCGGGGCATCGGATTCGCTTAAAAACCGTGGTCGATCATGATCGTGCCTGCTTTTACTATGCGTTAGACGATGATCCGTCATGGGTTCCGGCAGGCGGGTGGACGGATATCACACATCTGTGTGATGAATCCCCGGAATACATCCGGTTCACGGGAACCTATATCGGTCTGTGTGCGCAGGATCTTGGCGGGACCCGGAAACACGCTGATTTTGATTACTTTGTTTACAAGGAAACGAACAACCCAACGGCCTCCGATGAAAAAGGGACCAATTCGATTCACATCTGA
- a CDS encoding YjhG/YagF family D-xylonate dehydratase yields MYEQIMSIMGEKESDFFGITAHAPGAAGRLPLTDDLLRNAPSGDLFGMSQNVGMGWKPGELNGKQFLILSTQGGIRNEDGSPAALGYHTGHWEVGLLMKAAAEELSSRGGIPFAGYVSDPCDGRSQGTAGMFDSLPYRNDAAIVFRRLIRSLPTRKGVLGVATCDKGLPAMMLALAGMPQLPGVIVPGGVTLPPTNGEDAGKIQTIGARYANGELSLEMASELGCRACATPGGGCQFLGTAATAQVVAEAMGMTVPHAALAPSGQPIWIEMARQSSRALIHMETQGMKMADIVTDASIRNAMIVHAAFGGSTNLLLHIPAIAHAAGLTLPGVQDWIQVNKNVPRLVSALPNGPIFYPTIRVFQAGGVPEVMLHLRQLGLLDESVPTVSGTSLGQVLDWWESSERRHVMRKQLKEKDGIDPDSVIMSAEHSQRLGISSTVTFPTGNIAPEGSVIKSTSIDPDVLDEHGVYRHRGTAKVFTTEREAIRAIKTGGIRAGDIIVLLGRGPSGTGMEETYQLTSALKHLSFGKYVSLITDARFSGVSTGACIGHVGPEALAGGPIGKLRNGDLIDIVVDRSTLDGSINFVGEEGMEVSPEEGALILAQRPFHPDMRPDEALPEDTRLWAALQSVSGGTWRGNVYDVERIITALEAGKKALGWH; encoded by the coding sequence ATGTACGAACAGATCATGTCGATTATGGGGGAGAAGGAGTCCGACTTCTTCGGGATTACAGCTCATGCTCCAGGGGCTGCAGGACGTCTGCCTTTGACCGACGATTTGCTGCGAAATGCTCCAAGCGGCGACTTGTTCGGCATGTCCCAGAATGTTGGAATGGGCTGGAAGCCTGGAGAATTAAACGGAAAACAGTTTCTGATCCTGAGTACGCAAGGCGGTATTCGAAACGAGGATGGCAGTCCTGCTGCTCTCGGTTATCATACGGGGCACTGGGAGGTTGGTCTGCTGATGAAGGCGGCGGCAGAAGAACTGTCCAGCCGCGGCGGAATCCCGTTTGCCGGCTATGTCAGCGATCCTTGCGACGGCAGGTCGCAAGGAACAGCCGGCATGTTCGACTCGCTGCCGTACCGGAACGATGCCGCTATCGTATTCCGCAGATTGATTCGATCCCTGCCCACGCGAAAAGGCGTGCTCGGCGTTGCAACTTGTGATAAGGGACTGCCCGCCATGATGCTTGCTCTTGCGGGTATGCCGCAGCTGCCAGGAGTGATCGTTCCCGGCGGCGTTACCCTTCCGCCTACGAACGGAGAAGACGCGGGTAAAATTCAAACCATCGGCGCAAGGTACGCCAATGGTGAGCTTTCGCTGGAAATGGCATCGGAATTGGGATGCCGGGCTTGCGCTACACCGGGCGGCGGCTGTCAGTTCCTGGGGACAGCGGCAACAGCCCAGGTGGTAGCCGAGGCCATGGGCATGACGGTGCCTCATGCCGCTCTGGCTCCTTCGGGGCAGCCGATCTGGATCGAGATGGCACGGCAATCCTCGCGTGCACTCATCCATATGGAGACCCAAGGGATGAAGATGGCGGACATTGTCACAGATGCATCGATTCGCAATGCAATGATTGTACATGCCGCGTTCGGCGGATCTACCAATCTGCTTCTTCACATCCCGGCGATCGCTCATGCGGCTGGTTTAACGCTGCCCGGCGTTCAGGACTGGATTCAGGTCAACAAGAATGTTCCGAGACTGGTGAGTGCTCTGCCGAACGGCCCCATCTTTTACCCGACTATTCGTGTTTTCCAGGCCGGAGGTGTCCCCGAGGTCATGCTTCACCTCAGGCAGCTTGGTTTACTTGATGAGTCTGTTCCGACAGTAAGCGGCACATCTTTGGGGCAAGTGCTGGATTGGTGGGAATCGTCAGAACGCCGCCATGTCATGCGGAAACAATTGAAGGAGAAGGACGGCATTGATCCGGACAGCGTCATCATGAGTGCAGAACACTCGCAGCGTCTCGGGATTTCCTCCACCGTGACATTCCCGACCGGCAATATTGCCCCCGAAGGCTCGGTTATCAAATCCACCTCCATCGACCCGGATGTACTGGATGAGCACGGGGTATATCGTCATCGGGGTACAGCAAAGGTGTTTACAACGGAACGTGAAGCGATCCGGGCGATCAAAACAGGCGGAATTCGGGCAGGGGACATCATCGTTCTACTTGGACGGGGACCCTCCGGGACCGGGATGGAGGAGACCTATCAGCTTACGTCTGCGCTCAAGCATCTGTCCTTTGGAAAATACGTGTCACTCATTACCGATGCCCGGTTCTCCGGTGTGTCCACCGGTGCGTGTATTGGGCATGTTGGTCCCGAAGCTCTGGCCGGCGGGCCGATCGGCAAGCTGCGGAACGGTGACTTGATTGACATTGTGGTGGATCGAAGCACCCTGGATGGAAGCATTAATTTTGTCGGAGAAGAAGGCATGGAGGTTTCCCCCGAAGAAGGAGCACTCATCCTGGCACAGCGGCCTTTTCATCCGGATATGCGGCCAGATGAAGCGCTGCCGGAGGATACACGATTGTGGGCAGCACTGCAATCCGTCAGCGGTGGTACGTGGAGAGGCAATGTGTACGATGTCGAACGGATCATAACGGCTCTGGAGGCTGGCAAAAAAGCGCTGGGGTGGCACTGA
- the gucD gene encoding alpha-ketoglutaric semialdehyde dehydrogenase GucD: MSVFQLEQTYNNFINGEWVKAASGKTEPSMNPANRKEIVGHVPVSGVEDLNDAVAAAKAAAKTWRRLTGAERGNYLFQAANVLERRADEVAEAMTREMGKTFPEAKGETMRGVAILRYYAGEGMRKTGDVIPSTDSEALMFTTRVPLGVVGVIAPWNFPVAIPIWKTAPALIYGNTVVLKPAQETAVTAAKIMECFEEAGIPAGVLNLVCGKGSVIGSALAEHPDVNGITFTGSNEVGKRVGAAALARGAKYQLEMGGKNPIIIAADADLDLAVEGTISGGLKSTGQKCTATSRVIIERKVYDAFKEKLLSQIQEIRLGDGMSAGSWMGPCASEGQLNTVLSYIQKGQDEGAVLLAGGKRPDSPELAEGFYVEPTVFEGVESHMSIAREEIFGPVLALIPVDSLEEAIASANDSDYGLSASIYTQNVGAMLSFIRDMDAGLVRINAETAGVELQAPFGGMKMSSSHSREQGQAAIEFFTAIKTVFVKS, encoded by the coding sequence ATGAGCGTTTTTCAGTTAGAGCAGACCTATAACAATTTTATTAACGGAGAATGGGTGAAGGCAGCGTCCGGAAAGACGGAACCCAGCATGAATCCGGCGAATCGAAAAGAAATCGTAGGGCATGTGCCTGTCTCCGGCGTAGAGGATCTGAACGATGCTGTGGCAGCGGCAAAAGCGGCTGCGAAGACCTGGCGGAGATTAACCGGCGCAGAACGGGGCAATTATCTTTTTCAGGCAGCAAACGTGCTGGAACGCCGGGCCGACGAGGTGGCGGAAGCCATGACGAGAGAAATGGGGAAAACGTTCCCTGAAGCCAAAGGAGAGACGATGCGCGGCGTCGCCATCTTGAGGTATTACGCAGGGGAAGGCATGCGCAAAACGGGTGATGTGATTCCGTCGACGGATAGCGAAGCATTAATGTTCACGACCCGTGTACCGCTTGGCGTAGTCGGCGTAATTGCGCCATGGAACTTCCCGGTGGCTATTCCCATCTGGAAAACGGCACCTGCTTTGATCTATGGCAACACGGTTGTATTGAAGCCGGCCCAGGAAACGGCGGTTACGGCAGCCAAAATAATGGAATGTTTTGAGGAAGCCGGCATTCCGGCCGGGGTTCTCAATCTCGTGTGCGGCAAAGGCTCGGTAATCGGTTCCGCACTTGCCGAGCATCCGGATGTGAACGGCATAACGTTTACAGGCTCCAATGAAGTCGGAAAGCGGGTCGGCGCCGCAGCACTTGCTCGTGGAGCCAAGTACCAGCTTGAAATGGGCGGCAAAAACCCGATCATCATTGCAGCCGACGCTGATCTGGATCTCGCTGTAGAGGGAACGATCAGCGGCGGCCTGAAATCAACGGGTCAAAAATGCACGGCCACCAGCCGCGTTATTATTGAACGCAAAGTTTATGATGCTTTCAAAGAAAAGCTTCTGTCGCAGATACAAGAAATCCGGTTGGGCGACGGCATGTCTGCCGGCAGCTGGATGGGGCCATGTGCAAGCGAAGGACAGCTCAACACCGTACTGAGCTATATTCAAAAAGGACAGGATGAAGGTGCAGTACTGCTCGCTGGGGGAAAAAGACCGGACAGTCCTGAGCTTGCAGAAGGATTCTATGTCGAGCCGACCGTGTTTGAAGGTGTCGAATCACATATGTCCATTGCCCGGGAAGAAATATTCGGCCCGGTACTGGCCTTGATTCCGGTGGATTCCCTTGAAGAGGCTATAGCGTCGGCAAATGACAGTGATTATGGTTTAAGTGCTTCGATCTACACACAAAATGTCGGGGCTATGCTTTCGTTCATCCGGGATATGGATGCCGGACTTGTAAGAATCAATGCGGAAACGGCCGGTGTAGAGCTGCAGGCTCCGTTTGGCGGGATGAAAATGTCCAGTTCGCATTCCAGAGAGCAAGGACAAGCGGCTATCGAATTTTTCACCGCCATCAAAACCGTCTTCGTGAAGTCATAA